One window of Leifsonia sp. AK011 genomic DNA carries:
- the glpK gene encoding glycerol kinase GlpK, translating into MSGYVLAIDQGTTSTRAIVFDHGGTVVSVGQLEHRQLFPWAGWVEHDPAEIWNNTREVIGTALSKADITRHDIAAIGITNQRETAVVWDRTTGRPVYNAIVWQDTRTQDIVDRIADGDLDRFRERVGLPLATYFSATKIVWILDNVEGARAKAEAGDLLFGTTDSWVLWNLTGGTRGGEHATDVTNASRTMLMDLATCQWDEEITAEFGIPMSMLPSIRSSSDAFGVAEDSSLLREVPVTGILGDQQAATFGQTAFDAGESKNTYGTGNFLIVNTGTDIVRSSNGLLSTVAYRLEGEETRYALEGSIAVTGSLVQWLRDNLGILEKASDIEALAASVDDNGGVYFVPAFSGLFAPHWRPDARGAILGLTRFANKGHIARAALEATAFQTRDVLLAAAADLGMPLTELRVDGGMVANEYLMQFQSDILDIPVVRPVVAETTALGAAYAAGLSVGYWEGLQELRDNWKEGSRWLPDMPDAERQQRTAQWSKAITKSLDWV; encoded by the coding sequence ATGAGCGGCTACGTTCTCGCGATCGACCAGGGAACGACGAGCACGCGGGCCATCGTCTTCGATCACGGCGGAACGGTGGTCTCCGTCGGACAGCTCGAGCACCGGCAGCTGTTCCCGTGGGCGGGTTGGGTCGAGCACGATCCCGCGGAGATCTGGAACAACACGCGCGAGGTGATCGGGACAGCACTGTCCAAGGCCGACATCACGCGTCACGATATCGCGGCCATTGGTATCACGAACCAACGAGAGACCGCGGTGGTGTGGGACAGGACCACCGGAAGGCCCGTCTACAATGCCATCGTCTGGCAGGACACCCGCACGCAGGACATCGTCGATCGCATCGCTGACGGTGACCTCGACCGGTTCCGCGAGCGAGTGGGGCTCCCCCTCGCCACCTACTTCTCCGCAACGAAGATCGTGTGGATCCTCGACAACGTCGAGGGCGCTCGCGCGAAGGCCGAGGCCGGCGATCTGCTCTTCGGCACGACGGACAGTTGGGTCCTCTGGAACCTCACGGGCGGCACCCGTGGCGGCGAGCACGCGACGGATGTCACGAACGCCAGCCGCACGATGCTCATGGACCTCGCCACCTGCCAGTGGGACGAGGAGATCACGGCGGAGTTCGGGATTCCGATGTCGATGCTGCCGAGCATCCGGAGTTCCTCCGACGCGTTCGGGGTCGCCGAGGACTCGTCGCTCCTCAGAGAAGTGCCGGTCACGGGCATACTCGGCGATCAGCAGGCCGCGACGTTCGGGCAGACGGCGTTCGACGCCGGCGAGTCGAAAAACACCTACGGCACGGGCAACTTCCTGATCGTCAACACGGGAACCGACATCGTGCGTTCGTCGAACGGGCTCCTCTCCACCGTCGCCTATCGCCTCGAGGGCGAGGAGACTCGATACGCCCTCGAGGGGTCGATCGCCGTCACGGGATCGCTCGTCCAGTGGCTCCGCGACAACCTCGGCATCCTGGAGAAGGCGTCCGACATCGAGGCGCTCGCCGCATCGGTCGACGACAACGGCGGCGTGTACTTCGTCCCGGCGTTCTCGGGGCTGTTCGCTCCCCACTGGCGACCGGATGCCCGGGGCGCGATCCTCGGACTCACTCGTTTTGCCAACAAAGGCCACATCGCCCGAGCCGCGCTCGAGGCCACGGCGTTCCAGACCCGGGATGTGCTCCTGGCGGCCGCCGCCGACCTTGGCATGCCCCTCACGGAGCTGAGGGTGGACGGCGGGATGGTCGCCAACGAGTACCTGATGCAGTTCCAGTCGGACATCCTCGACATCCCCGTCGTCCGACCGGTCGTCGCGGAGACCACCGCCCTCGGCGCCGCCTACGCGGCGGGACTTTCGGTCGGATACTGGGAGGGGCTCCAGGAACTCCGTGACAACTGGAAGGAGGGGTCGCGCTGGCTGCCGGACATGCCGGATGCGGAACGCCAGCAGCGCACGGCCCAGTGGAGTAAGGCGATCACCAAGTCACTCGACTGGGTGTGA
- a CDS encoding YchJ family protein, translating into MRCPCGSGLPYDECCGPLHAGAASAPTAERLMRSRFSAFAVGDAGYLLRTWHPSTRPAELETDGDVRWYRLDIERRTAGGPFDTEGTVTFTAWFRSPEGAGSLHERSRFRREDGAWFYLDGVVTESR; encoded by the coding sequence ATGCGTTGTCCCTGCGGCTCCGGGCTCCCCTACGACGAATGCTGCGGCCCGCTCCACGCCGGCGCCGCCTCGGCCCCCACCGCCGAGCGGCTGATGCGCTCCCGCTTCAGTGCGTTCGCCGTGGGCGACGCGGGCTACCTGCTCCGCACGTGGCATCCCTCGACGCGGCCTGCGGAGCTGGAGACGGATGGCGACGTGCGCTGGTATCGGCTCGACATTGAGCGGCGCACCGCGGGTGGCCCCTTCGACACCGAGGGCACTGTGACCTTCACCGCTTGGTTCCGGTCGCCCGAGGGGGCGGGGTCACTCCACGAGCGCAGTCGATTCCGTCGGGAGGATGGCGCGTGGTTCTACCTCGACGGAGTTGTGACGGAGTCCCGATAG
- the argG gene encoding argininosuccinate synthase, which yields MSKVLSSLPVGERVGIAFSGGLDTSCAVAWMREKGAVPCTYTADIGQYDEPNIGEVPARALEYGAEIARLVDAKTALVEEGLVALQCGAFHIRSGGKTYFNTTPLGRVATGTMLVRAMKEDGVDIWGDGSTYKGNDIERFYRYGLLANPRLRIYKPWLDAAFVGELGGRTEMSEWLVARGFPYRDATEKAYSTDANIWGATHEAKNLEELSSGLDIVDPIMGVAAWRDDVEIETEIVTVRYEAGRPVAINGVEYTDPVALVLEANAIGGRHGLGVSDQIENRIIEAKSRGIYEAPGMALLHITYERLLNAIHNEDTVANYHAEGRRLGRLMYEGRWLDPQSLMLRESLQRWVGSAITGEVTLRLRRGDDYTILDTTGPHLSYHPEKLSMERVGDAAFGPGDRIGQLTMRNLDIADSRSRLEQYAAAGLIGGPTAELVGELESGASADILDSVTPHTGAEEALDRATDAASEGSAFDSGTD from the coding sequence ATGTCCAAGGTTCTCTCCAGTCTTCCCGTCGGCGAACGTGTCGGCATCGCTTTCTCGGGAGGGCTCGACACCTCCTGCGCCGTTGCATGGATGCGCGAGAAGGGTGCAGTGCCCTGCACCTACACCGCGGACATCGGACAGTACGACGAGCCGAACATCGGCGAGGTTCCCGCGCGCGCACTCGAGTACGGTGCGGAGATCGCCCGTCTCGTCGACGCGAAGACTGCACTCGTCGAAGAGGGCCTCGTTGCCCTGCAGTGCGGCGCCTTCCACATTCGGTCGGGCGGCAAGACCTACTTCAACACGACGCCGCTCGGGCGTGTCGCGACGGGCACGATGCTCGTGCGCGCCATGAAGGAGGACGGCGTCGACATCTGGGGCGACGGCTCAACCTACAAGGGCAACGACATCGAGCGGTTCTACCGCTACGGGCTGCTCGCCAATCCGCGCCTGCGCATCTACAAGCCGTGGCTCGACGCCGCCTTCGTTGGCGAACTCGGTGGTCGCACCGAGATGAGTGAGTGGCTGGTGGCGCGTGGATTCCCCTATCGCGATGCCACCGAGAAGGCCTACAGCACGGACGCCAACATCTGGGGTGCCACCCACGAGGCGAAGAACCTCGAGGAGCTGAGCTCGGGCCTCGACATCGTTGACCCGATCATGGGCGTCGCCGCCTGGCGTGACGACGTCGAGATTGAGACAGAGATCGTCACCGTCCGCTACGAGGCAGGCCGCCCCGTCGCGATCAACGGCGTCGAGTACACGGACCCCGTCGCACTCGTGCTCGAAGCGAACGCCATTGGCGGCCGCCACGGGCTCGGCGTCTCCGACCAGATCGAGAACCGCATCATCGAGGCCAAGAGCCGTGGAATCTACGAGGCACCGGGCATGGCCTTGCTCCACATCACCTACGAGCGCCTGCTCAACGCGATCCACAACGAGGACACCGTCGCGAACTACCACGCTGAGGGACGCCGCCTCGGGCGCCTCATGTACGAGGGTCGCTGGCTCGACCCGCAGTCGCTCATGCTGCGTGAATCGCTGCAGCGCTGGGTCGGCTCGGCAATCACCGGGGAGGTTACCCTGCGCCTGCGCCGCGGCGACGACTACACGATCCTCGACACCACGGGCCCGCACCTCAGCTACCACCCCGAGAAGCTCTCCATGGAGCGCGTCGGGGATGCCGCGTTCGGTCCAGGCGACCGCATCGGCCAGCTGACCATGCGCAACCTCGACATCGCCGACTCGCGTTCGCGCCTCGAGCAGTACGCAGCGGCCGGTCTGATCGGTGGACCGACCGCGGAGCTGGTCGGCGAACTGGAGTCCGGGGCATCCGCCGACATCCTCGACTCGGTGACGCCTCACACCGGCGCCGAGGAGGCGCTCGACCGGGCGACGGATGCCGCGTCCGAGGGCTCAGCGTTCGACAGCGGTACCGACTAG
- a CDS encoding RNA polymerase sigma factor yields the protein MSITTPDDESARWDAARGGDPAAFGAIFDLHRNRVFHQAQRMSPTIHDAEDVTAATFLEAWRRRESVRVVDGSVIGWLLVTANYLARNLERSRRRYRALLEQMREFEESPDPADDVARRLDSQSMAARVHDALARLSKRDQDIITLCVIQQLSTADAAAVLAVPPGTVKSRLSRAKQRLAADVLTALNNETAHNGGSR from the coding sequence GTGAGCATCACTACACCCGACGATGAGTCCGCGAGATGGGATGCGGCTCGAGGAGGCGATCCGGCAGCATTCGGCGCAATCTTCGACCTGCACCGCAATCGCGTCTTCCATCAGGCACAGCGGATGTCGCCCACGATCCACGACGCTGAGGATGTCACCGCGGCGACGTTCCTCGAAGCGTGGAGGCGGCGCGAATCCGTGCGGGTGGTGGACGGTTCGGTTATCGGCTGGCTCCTCGTCACGGCGAATTACCTCGCCAGGAACCTCGAGCGCTCCCGCCGCCGGTATCGAGCCCTCCTCGAGCAGATGCGGGAGTTCGAGGAGAGTCCAGATCCAGCCGACGACGTGGCACGTCGGCTCGATTCTCAGTCGATGGCTGCGCGAGTGCATGACGCTCTCGCGCGGCTGTCGAAACGCGATCAGGACATCATCACGCTCTGCGTCATCCAGCAACTGTCGACAGCCGATGCAGCGGCAGTGCTCGCGGTGCCGCCCGGGACCGTCAAATCTCGGCTGTCTCGCGCGAAACAGCGGCTCGCGGCCGACGTGCTCACGGCCCTCAACAACGAAACCGCACACAACGGAGGTTCTCGATGA
- a CDS encoding PadR family transcriptional regulator: protein MVTPDASKYEQDLRKGVLVLAVLSQLRSSQYGYSLRQALSEQGMPIEEGTLYPLLRRLESQGLLESEWRVDGGPPRRYYRLSPGGTELFRSLTTSWDSLAAVMTQLVKGTNE from the coding sequence ATGGTAACTCCGGATGCGTCGAAGTACGAGCAGGATCTCCGCAAGGGTGTTCTGGTTCTCGCGGTTCTGTCGCAGCTGCGGTCGAGCCAATACGGATACTCGCTCCGGCAGGCGCTCTCAGAGCAGGGGATGCCCATCGAAGAGGGCACGCTCTATCCCTTGCTGCGACGGCTCGAGTCGCAGGGGCTGCTCGAATCCGAGTGGCGGGTTGATGGGGGGCCGCCGCGACGCTATTACCGACTCAGCCCGGGCGGGACCGAACTCTTCCGATCGCTCACCACCTCGTGGGACTCCCTCGCTGCCGTGATGACGCAGCTCGTGAAAGGAACGAACGAATGA
- a CDS encoding carbohydrate-binding protein, whose protein sequence is MRPDQRARRSWAILTLIALVGASVFAGSALATAASADRVPCAPFVQPYAGDASYAKGDKVTFAGKIYESTFSPNWWSPAAVPQYWKESTCSTPTPTPTATPTATPQPTPSPTPTTTPATCPQYKQPYAGDPAYVRGDKVLFNGIAYESTFAPNWWSPSAAPQYWTVTSCDNATPTPTPTPTPSPTPPGDDGDPGETGTASGLVFSPYKDIAQAMYWSTGYKMGTSAITGHQSPLVGTGVTLQSTLPSLDTITLAFATGECGRENWAGIPGADFARDNIAGLDSADYDYILGTGGAAGSFTCSSASGMRSFIERYASDNLIGVDFDIERGQSIAEITQQVASAAAVQDDYPGLRFSFTIATLGASDGSYGGVNSTGDAVIKAVLASGIRNYTINLMVMDYGPASNHVCVMSGSICDMGKSAVQAVKNLRHTYPAVPLAKIELTPMISLNDIPDEITTLEDIDEMTAYAVQNGLAGLHYWSLDRDVPCGSKALSNTCNSSPLTPSLAYTKRFLTGLGRL, encoded by the coding sequence ATGCGGCCCGATCAGCGGGCTCGCCGCAGCTGGGCAATCCTGACCCTCATTGCGCTCGTCGGCGCGTCGGTCTTCGCGGGTTCCGCGCTGGCCACCGCAGCGTCGGCGGATCGCGTCCCGTGCGCACCGTTCGTCCAGCCCTACGCTGGCGATGCGTCCTACGCGAAGGGCGACAAGGTCACCTTTGCCGGGAAGATCTACGAGTCGACCTTCTCCCCCAACTGGTGGTCACCTGCCGCGGTGCCGCAGTACTGGAAGGAATCGACGTGCTCAACGCCAACGCCGACGCCGACGGCAACTCCCACAGCCACGCCCCAGCCAACCCCGAGCCCCACTCCGACGACGACCCCCGCCACCTGCCCTCAGTACAAGCAGCCCTACGCGGGTGACCCGGCGTACGTCAGAGGCGACAAAGTCCTGTTCAACGGCATTGCTTACGAATCGACGTTCGCTCCGAACTGGTGGTCCCCCAGTGCCGCTCCTCAGTACTGGACCGTGACGTCCTGCGACAACGCAACCCCCACGCCGACGCCGACCCCTACCCCGTCTCCCACTCCCCCGGGCGACGACGGTGACCCGGGCGAGACGGGCACAGCCTCCGGACTCGTGTTCAGTCCCTACAAGGACATCGCCCAGGCCATGTACTGGAGCACCGGATACAAGATGGGCACGAGCGCAATCACGGGACACCAGTCGCCGCTCGTCGGCACCGGTGTGACGCTGCAATCGACACTCCCGAGCCTCGACACCATCACACTCGCCTTCGCGACTGGTGAATGCGGCCGGGAGAACTGGGCCGGCATTCCCGGGGCCGACTTTGCCCGTGACAATATCGCCGGTCTCGACTCCGCTGACTACGACTACATCCTGGGGACCGGAGGCGCGGCAGGCAGCTTCACCTGCTCGTCGGCCTCCGGCATGCGCAGCTTCATCGAGCGATACGCCAGCGACAACCTGATCGGGGTGGACTTCGATATCGAGCGCGGGCAGTCCATTGCGGAGATCACACAGCAAGTCGCTTCCGCCGCGGCCGTCCAGGACGACTATCCGGGGCTGCGCTTCTCCTTCACCATCGCGACACTCGGCGCTTCGGACGGAAGCTACGGCGGCGTCAATTCCACCGGTGACGCGGTCATCAAGGCGGTGCTGGCCTCGGGTATCCGCAACTACACGATCAACCTCATGGTCATGGACTACGGGCCGGCGTCGAACCACGTCTGCGTGATGTCCGGCAGCATCTGCGACATGGGAAAGTCCGCAGTCCAGGCAGTCAAGAACCTTCGACACACCTACCCTGCCGTGCCTCTGGCCAAGATCGAGCTCACTCCCATGATCTCGCTCAACGACATTCCCGACGAGATCACAACCCTGGAGGACATCGATGAGATGACCGCCTACGCGGTGCAGAACGGCCTCGCGGGCCTCCACTACTGGTCACTGGACAGGGACGTACCGTGCGGGTCGAAAGCGCTGTCGAACACGTGCAACTCAAGCCCCCTCACCCCGTCTCTTGCCTACACGAAGCGATTCCTGACCGGTCTGGGGAGGCTGTAG
- a CDS encoding heme-binding protein: MTELPVFTIEDIEPLTRIDVGFFGTDDALDLGLAAVEIITERELDLAVDIVLRGYLVFRVRLGSTGRDNDSWLQGKAAVALHFEEPSLLVRRRLEASGQSLADLGLDPELYKAHGGSIPIRASGEIVGTITVSGEPDVVDHEVAAEALRRFLDD, translated from the coding sequence ATGACCGAGCTTCCCGTATTCACCATCGAGGACATCGAGCCGCTCACGCGGATCGATGTCGGATTCTTCGGCACGGACGATGCGCTCGACCTCGGGTTGGCGGCCGTGGAGATCATCACGGAACGCGAACTCGATCTGGCCGTCGATATCGTGCTGCGCGGATACCTCGTGTTCCGCGTGCGCCTGGGGTCGACGGGACGGGACAACGATTCCTGGTTGCAGGGCAAGGCCGCAGTAGCACTTCATTTTGAAGAACCATCACTTTTGGTGCGACGTCGGCTCGAGGCATCCGGTCAGTCACTCGCAGATCTCGGACTCGATCCAGAGCTGTACAAGGCGCACGGCGGATCGATTCCGATTCGTGCATCCGGAGAGATCGTCGGGACGATCACCGTGTCAGGTGAACCCGACGTGGTCGACCACGAGGTGGCCGCCGAGGCGCTCAGGCGCTTCCTGGACGACTGA
- a CDS encoding NUDIX hydrolase translates to MTVKGVHRLTSRVLLFDRENRILLFLTKAPDTSGIARWLTPGGGVDPGETQHDAAVRELYEETGLRIDDLGEPVWSHDFDVVWDDADHDTGHAEFYTAVVDTFEPSSEHWTEEEHVDVLAHKWWTLSELIGTDEPYEPKELVNLVRRQLPSC, encoded by the coding sequence GTGACCGTGAAGGGTGTGCATCGGCTCACGAGCCGCGTGCTGCTCTTCGACAGGGAGAACCGCATTCTGCTGTTCCTCACGAAGGCGCCAGACACGAGCGGGATCGCGCGTTGGCTGACGCCAGGCGGGGGAGTGGACCCGGGCGAGACCCAGCACGACGCCGCAGTCCGGGAACTCTACGAGGAGACCGGGCTGAGGATCGACGATCTGGGGGAGCCAGTGTGGTCGCACGACTTCGATGTGGTCTGGGATGACGCGGACCACGACACCGGTCATGCCGAGTTCTACACCGCCGTTGTCGACACCTTCGAGCCGTCGAGCGAACACTGGACCGAGGAGGAACACGTGGACGTTCTCGCCCACAAATGGTGGACGCTCAGCGAGCTGATCGGCACCGACGAGCCCTACGAGCCGAAGGAGCTGGTGAATCTCGTGCGTCGCCAGTTGCCGTCCTGCTGA
- a CDS encoding SDR family oxidoreductase, with translation MSDTPTNPLAPGSLAGKRVLVTGSSRGIGADTVTYFAEAGARVAINYRNKEARALKLVDKLIAGGAEAIAVGADLTDPESVAALVETVRAAFGGLDILVLNASGGMESGMEADYAMKLNRDAQVNFLEAARPLLEAGSRVVFVTSHQAHFIKTVETMPEYLPVALSKRAGEDALRELIPGLEADGISFVVVSGDMIEGTITATLLQRANPGAIEARKEAAGRLYNVGEFAAEVALAAVEPIPDDNTRYVGDVSDFLSK, from the coding sequence GTGAGCGACACCCCCACTAACCCCCTTGCCCCCGGATCTCTCGCCGGCAAGCGCGTACTCGTAACTGGATCGTCCCGCGGCATCGGTGCCGACACGGTGACCTACTTCGCCGAAGCGGGCGCGCGGGTGGCGATCAACTACCGCAATAAGGAGGCGCGAGCCCTCAAGCTCGTCGACAAGCTCATCGCCGGCGGCGCTGAGGCCATCGCGGTGGGGGCCGACCTGACGGACCCCGAGTCCGTCGCGGCGCTCGTCGAAACCGTGCGAGCAGCCTTTGGCGGTCTTGACATCCTCGTGCTCAACGCGTCGGGGGGCATGGAGAGCGGCATGGAGGCCGACTACGCCATGAAGCTCAACCGGGACGCCCAGGTCAACTTCCTCGAGGCGGCTCGGCCGCTTCTTGAGGCAGGATCACGCGTGGTCTTCGTCACGAGTCACCAGGCGCACTTCATCAAGACCGTCGAGACGATGCCGGAGTACCTTCCGGTGGCACTGAGCAAGCGTGCCGGTGAGGATGCCCTCCGCGAACTCATCCCCGGGCTCGAGGCCGACGGCATCTCGTTTGTGGTCGTCTCCGGCGACATGATCGAGGGGACCATCACGGCCACCCTTCTCCAGCGCGCGAACCCCGGTGCGATCGAGGCCCGCAAGGAGGCCGCTGGTCGCCTGTACAACGTGGGGGAGTTCGCGGCCGAAGTGGCACTCGCCGCTGTGGAGCCGATCCCCGACGACAACACGCGATACGTCGGCGACGTCTCAGACTTCCTGAGCAAGTAG
- a CDS encoding NfeD family protein, translated as MLLEFLESYAWIVWLALILIFVIIEVTTLEFTFLMLAVGSLGGLVSGLFGLPWWAQIIVAAILSLLLLLIVRPALLRALGRGAHDAPTNVDALIGLSGVVTTDFAGNPTNVKLANGDVWTARDLDGSPLLEGDTVVVAAIDGATAVVSTVERN; from the coding sequence ATGCTGCTGGAATTCCTGGAGAGCTACGCCTGGATTGTCTGGCTCGCGCTCATCCTTATCTTCGTGATCATCGAGGTCACGACGCTGGAGTTCACGTTCCTCATGCTCGCCGTAGGCAGCCTCGGAGGTCTCGTCTCCGGCCTGTTCGGCCTGCCGTGGTGGGCACAGATCATCGTCGCCGCCATCCTCTCCCTTCTCCTCCTCCTCATCGTGCGTCCCGCATTGTTGCGCGCACTCGGGCGAGGTGCCCACGACGCCCCCACCAACGTCGATGCCCTCATCGGGCTCTCGGGAGTCGTCACCACCGACTTCGCGGGCAACCCCACCAATGTCAAGCTCGCCAATGGGGATGTCTGGACAGCCCGGGACCTCGATGGCTCTCCCCTGCTCGAAGGCGACACCGTTGTGGTCGCCGCAATCGATGGGGCCACCGCGGTGGTCTCGACCGTGGAAAGGAACTAG
- a CDS encoding SPFH domain-containing protein: MFDGGLIGQVFLVILIAVIAIFVLVILFRSIRIIPQASAGIVERLGKYHKTLMPGLNILVPFIDRLRPLIDMREQVVSFPPQPVITEDNLVVSIDTVVFFQVTDARAATYEIANYLGAVEQLTTTTLRNVVGGLNLEEALTSRDNINGQLRVVLDESTGKWGIRVGRVELKAIDPPVSIQDSMEKQMRAERDRRALILTAEGTKQSAILTAEGARQAAILSAEGDAKAQVLRAQGEAEAITTVFQAIHAGGPSADLLAYQYLQTLPKIAEGDSNKMWIIPSELTEALKGISEGFLGGKGPAPK, from the coding sequence ATGTTCGACGGAGGACTCATCGGCCAGGTGTTCCTGGTCATCCTGATCGCCGTGATCGCCATCTTTGTGTTGGTGATCCTGTTCCGCTCCATCCGGATCATTCCGCAGGCGAGCGCAGGAATCGTAGAGCGGCTGGGCAAGTACCACAAGACGCTCATGCCGGGTCTCAACATTCTCGTGCCGTTCATTGACCGTCTCCGTCCGCTCATCGATATGCGCGAGCAGGTCGTGTCCTTTCCCCCGCAGCCCGTGATCACCGAGGACAACCTTGTCGTCTCGATCGACACCGTTGTCTTCTTCCAGGTGACGGATGCTCGTGCTGCGACCTACGAGATCGCCAACTATCTCGGCGCCGTCGAACAGCTCACGACGACCACGCTCCGCAACGTGGTCGGTGGACTGAACCTGGAGGAGGCGCTCACGAGCCGCGACAACATCAACGGACAGCTGCGCGTCGTACTCGACGAGTCGACCGGCAAGTGGGGTATCCGCGTGGGACGAGTGGAGCTCAAGGCGATCGATCCGCCGGTATCGATCCAGGACTCGATGGAGAAGCAGATGCGCGCGGAGCGGGATCGCCGTGCGCTCATCCTCACCGCCGAGGGGACCAAGCAATCCGCGATCCTCACGGCGGAGGGCGCCCGCCAGGCCGCGATCCTCTCAGCCGAGGGTGACGCCAAAGCGCAGGTGCTCCGTGCGCAGGGTGAAGCCGAGGCCATCACCACGGTGTTCCAGGCGATCCACGCCGGTGGTCCCTCCGCGGACCTTCTCGCCTACCAGTACTTGCAGACCCTGCCGAAGATCGCTGAGGGCGACTCCAACAAGATGTGGATCATTCCCTCGGAGTTGACGGAGGCGCTCAAGGGCATCAGCGAGGGATTCCTCGGTGGCAAGGGTCCAGCGCCCAAGTAG
- a CDS encoding glycerophosphodiester phosphodiesterase: MARVQRPSSPAASYFAPPRPRVFAHRGLAIEAPENTMLAFAKAVAVGVDYVETDVRASLDGAAVVCHDPDLSRVAGRDIRVDQLTLAELRRIDLGFGQTFCSLAEALDAFPETRFNIDLKSADVVAPAVDAIRKLNALGRVLVTSFGESRRRAAIAELPGVATSASARPFVAALLAGKVGSPLAMSRALRGIDAVQVPQKALGLRVTTPPMIERLHRAGVEVHVWTINDPGVMLSLLDLGVDGIVTDRADLALEIVKNRR; the protein is encoded by the coding sequence GTGGCAAGGGTCCAGCGCCCAAGTAGTCCGGCCGCCTCGTACTTCGCTCCCCCACGACCGCGCGTCTTCGCGCATCGCGGGCTGGCGATCGAGGCGCCCGAGAACACCATGTTGGCCTTCGCCAAGGCCGTCGCGGTAGGCGTCGACTACGTCGAGACCGACGTGCGCGCGAGCCTGGATGGCGCGGCGGTGGTGTGCCACGACCCTGACCTGTCGCGGGTCGCCGGGCGTGACATCCGCGTCGATCAGCTCACCCTTGCCGAACTCCGAAGGATCGACCTGGGCTTCGGCCAGACCTTCTGCTCCCTTGCCGAGGCTCTGGACGCCTTCCCCGAGACCCGCTTCAACATCGACCTGAAATCGGCGGATGTCGTGGCCCCGGCTGTCGACGCGATCCGCAAGCTCAACGCACTCGGGCGAGTTCTCGTCACCTCCTTCGGGGAGAGCAGGCGTCGCGCGGCGATCGCTGAGCTGCCCGGGGTAGCAACATCGGCGTCGGCCCGACCGTTCGTCGCGGCCCTCCTCGCAGGGAAGGTCGGCTCGCCGCTCGCCATGTCGAGGGCGCTGCGTGGGATCGATGCTGTGCAGGTGCCGCAGAAAGCGCTCGGGCTCCGGGTGACCACTCCCCCGATGATCGAACGCCTCCACCGGGCGGGCGTCGAAGTGCATGTCTGGACGATCAACGATCCCGGCGTGATGCTGTCATTGCTCGATCTCGGCGTCGATGGAATCGTCACCGATCGCGCCGATCTCGCACTGGAGATAGTGAAGAACCGTCGCTGA
- a CDS encoding RNA polymerase-binding protein RbpA, with product MADRSLRGMRLGTQSLQSEEGVEFSPRVKRTYRASNGTTFDVVFAADAEIPQVWESPKSGQEGVLLGSNGEPVELDETETKVPRSHWDMLLERRTRPELEELLQERLEYLRARRGQGSQDKIGA from the coding sequence ATGGCAGACCGGAGCTTGCGCGGCATGAGATTGGGCACCCAGAGCTTACAGAGCGAAGAGGGCGTCGAATTTTCCCCGCGTGTGAAGAGAACATATCGCGCCTCCAACGGCACCACGTTTGATGTGGTGTTTGCGGCGGACGCTGAGATTCCCCAGGTATGGGAGTCACCCAAGTCAGGCCAGGAAGGCGTGCTGCTCGGCAGCAATGGCGAACCGGTCGAGCTCGATGAGACCGAGACCAAGGTTCCGCGAAGCCACTGGGACATGCTCCTCGAGCGGCGCACCCGCCCCGAGCTGGAGGAACTCCTCCAGGAGCGACTCGAGTACCTCCGCGCGCGTCGCGGACAGGGCAGCCAGGACAAGATCGGCGCCTGA